The Streptomyces tendae genome has a window encoding:
- a CDS encoding roadblock/LC7 domain-containing protein: MQTTTTDNSLNWLLQGLLERTPGARHALVLSRDGLKLCWSEHLTLDLADHLSAICSGIQALAQGASMEFGDGTGGVRQSMTEFHGGLLFIVEAGEGAHLAVVAGEDADPGVVGHQMTELVEQIGEHLRAEPRTGSAGSGTS; encoded by the coding sequence ATGCAGACCACGACCACCGACAACAGCCTCAACTGGCTCCTGCAGGGTCTCCTGGAGCGGACCCCCGGCGCACGCCACGCCCTGGTCCTGTCCCGGGACGGCCTCAAGCTCTGCTGGAGCGAGCACCTGACCCTCGACCTCGCCGACCACCTCTCGGCGATCTGCTCCGGCATCCAGGCCCTCGCCCAGGGCGCCTCCATGGAGTTCGGCGACGGCACCGGCGGCGTACGGCAGTCGATGACGGAGTTCCACGGCGGCCTGCTGTTCATCGTCGAGGCCGGCGAGGGGGCGCACCTCGCCGTCGTCGCCGGGGAGGACGCCGACCCCGGCGTGGTCGGCCACCAGATGACGGAACTGGTCGAGCAGATCGGCGAGCACCTGCGCGCCGAACCGCGAACCGGATCCGCGGGGAGCGGCACCTCGTGA
- a CDS encoding DUF742 domain-containing protein: protein MTPRKPVDTGDPDRLYTVTGGRSRADESFDLVTLIVSESAPTPGMQSEHARILELCAHPVAVVEIAAELGLPITVVRILLGDLLDTGRITARHPRAAASVASLPDSALLQEVLHGLRNL from the coding sequence GTGACCCCACGCAAACCCGTCGACACGGGCGACCCGGACCGGCTCTACACCGTCACCGGCGGACGCAGCCGCGCCGACGAGTCCTTCGACCTGGTCACCCTCATCGTCAGCGAGAGCGCGCCGACGCCGGGGATGCAGTCCGAGCACGCCCGGATCCTGGAGCTGTGCGCCCACCCGGTCGCCGTCGTCGAGATCGCCGCGGAACTCGGGCTGCCGATCACGGTCGTACGCATCCTGCTCGGCGACCTGCTGGACACCGGGCGCATCACCGCCCGTCACCCGCGCGCGGCGGCGTCCGTCGCCTCCCTGCCCGATTCCGCCCTACTCCAAGAGGTTCTCCATGGACTCCGCAACCTCTGA